A window of the Candidatus Paraluminiphilus aquimaris genome harbors these coding sequences:
- a CDS encoding acyl-CoA dehydrogenase family protein has translation MEQLDTFRQETRDWLEANCPEDMRQPMRSDEDQCWGGRKWVFQSEGQRLWLERMAAKGWTAPRWPAEYGGGGLSGAEAKVLGEEMARIGARRPLSSFGLDMLGPALLLYATEEQKQEYIPDIINGKIRWCQGYSEPNAGSDLASLRTKAEDMGDHYQINGSKVWTSYADKADWIFCLVRTDFDCPKHEGISFLLFDMTSEGVSTKPIKLISGTSPFCETFFDNVQVPKGQLVGTLNKGWEIAKYLLTHERTMIGGFGLAGGGMKGMGQMAAAKRGKKDGRLRDASLRAEASSFEIDEMAFGLTIERITDETKAGQGTGASSSILKMYGTELNKLRQELFMAIGSTDALNFDTDSKGALVRNWLRSKANSIEGGTTEVQLNIIAKRILGLPA, from the coding sequence ATGGAACAGTTAGACACATTTAGACAGGAAACACGCGACTGGCTTGAGGCAAATTGCCCAGAGGATATGCGTCAACCAATGCGATCCGATGAAGATCAGTGCTGGGGTGGCAGGAAATGGGTTTTTCAAAGCGAAGGCCAGAGGCTCTGGCTCGAGCGCATGGCGGCAAAAGGTTGGACAGCGCCACGTTGGCCAGCCGAGTATGGGGGCGGCGGCCTCTCGGGAGCCGAGGCCAAAGTTCTTGGCGAAGAAATGGCGCGTATTGGCGCTCGCCGACCATTGAGTAGTTTTGGGCTGGACATGCTGGGCCCAGCACTGCTGCTTTATGCAACAGAAGAGCAAAAGCAGGAATATATTCCGGACATTATTAACGGCAAGATTCGCTGGTGCCAGGGCTATAGCGAACCCAACGCCGGCTCTGACTTGGCGAGTCTGCGCACAAAAGCCGAGGACATGGGCGACCACTATCAGATCAATGGATCAAAAGTGTGGACATCGTACGCTGACAAAGCCGACTGGATTTTCTGCCTAGTGCGAACTGACTTTGACTGCCCCAAGCACGAAGGCATTAGTTTCCTACTTTTTGACATGACGAGTGAGGGAGTGAGCACTAAGCCGATCAAGCTTATCAGCGGCACCTCGCCATTTTGCGAAACGTTCTTTGACAACGTCCAAGTACCAAAAGGACAGCTCGTCGGCACCCTAAACAAGGGCTGGGAGATCGCGAAATACTTGCTGACGCATGAGCGCACCATGATCGGTGGGTTCGGCTTGGCTGGCGGTGGCATGAAAGGCATGGGCCAAATGGCCGCAGCGAAGCGCGGTAAGAAGGACGGTCGATTACGCGACGCGTCGTTGCGCGCCGAAGCGAGTTCTTTTGAAATTGACGAGATGGCGTTTGGCCTCACCATCGAGCGAATTACCGATGAAACCAAGGCGGGTCAGGGGACCGGCGCGTCATCCTCAATTCTCAAAATGTACGGCACCGAACTCAATAAGCTGCGCCAAGAGCTGTTCATGGCTATCGGCTCCACCGATGCACTGAACTTTGACACGGACAGTAAAGGCGCATTGGTAAGAAATTGGCTTCGAAGCAAAGCTAATTCAATTGAGGGCGGTACCACAGAGGTTCAGCTCAATATTATTGCCAAGCGCATTCTTGGCTTACCGGCATAA
- a CDS encoding acyl-CoA dehydrogenase family protein: MILSEEQQLLKDSAKLLLSENAPISALRAMRDSGEDHMPELWSKMSEAGWPGIVIPDAYSGLEFGYVGAGVVLEEMGRTLALSPFLSSAVVAASLINQLGSEQQKEKYLPGIASGELTAVLAADETGFFDLDDISTSATSTDNGYTLSGNKRGVIDGHNADLLLVVTNGEEGMSVFAIEKDTAGVSCETRLIVDSQRAADISLEAVAVTKEALLGSLGDASSALEFTIDVAAACSAAEMLGISIETFERTVGYLKEREQFGNKIGTFQGLQHRAAQLFAEIEVSKSAVLAALQALDENSEKRSVLASMAKAKCAKVVRNATEEGVQMHGGIGMTDEFDIGFFMKRAAVCRQAYGDYHFHANRFAELRGY, from the coding sequence ATGATTTTGAGCGAGGAGCAACAGCTTCTCAAAGATTCGGCAAAACTGTTGCTCTCTGAGAACGCACCGATTTCAGCGTTACGTGCTATGCGCGATAGCGGCGAAGACCACATGCCGGAACTATGGTCAAAAATGAGCGAGGCTGGGTGGCCTGGTATTGTCATCCCCGACGCCTATTCGGGCCTCGAATTTGGTTATGTTGGTGCCGGTGTGGTTCTCGAGGAGATGGGCCGCACCTTGGCATTATCCCCGTTCTTGAGCTCAGCAGTCGTTGCAGCAAGTCTGATTAACCAACTCGGGTCTGAGCAACAAAAGGAAAAATACTTACCCGGCATTGCCTCTGGCGAGTTAACGGCTGTGTTGGCGGCAGATGAAACCGGGTTTTTCGATCTTGACGATATATCGACTTCGGCGACGTCTACCGACAACGGCTATACCTTATCGGGCAATAAGCGGGGCGTGATTGACGGGCACAATGCAGATTTACTGCTCGTTGTAACGAACGGCGAAGAGGGTATGAGTGTTTTCGCGATCGAAAAAGACACCGCGGGTGTCTCGTGCGAAACCCGACTCATTGTCGACAGCCAAAGAGCGGCCGATATCTCACTTGAGGCTGTCGCTGTAACAAAAGAGGCACTGCTTGGCTCATTGGGCGACGCCTCGAGCGCACTGGAGTTCACAATCGACGTAGCCGCAGCTTGCTCTGCGGCGGAGATGCTGGGCATTTCGATTGAAACCTTCGAGCGTACCGTGGGCTACCTAAAAGAGCGGGAACAATTCGGCAACAAAATTGGGACGTTTCAGGGGCTTCAGCATAGAGCTGCACAACTTTTTGCCGAGATTGAGGTCAGCAAGTCAGCGGTGCTTGCAGCCTTGCAGGCGCTCGATGAAAACAGTGAAAAACGTTCTGTACTGGCCAGCATGGCTAAGGCGAAATGCGCAAAGGTTGTGCGTAACGCGACAGAGGAAGGCGTTCAGATGCACGGTGGCATTGGTATGACTGATGAGTTCGACATTGGGTTCTTTATGAAGCGAGCAGCGGTCTGCCGGCAGGCCTATGGCGACTACCACTTCCACGCAAACCGCTTCGCAGAGCTCAGAGGCTACTGA
- a CDS encoding PLP-dependent cysteine synthase family protein yields MTIYSTNGRGTLYNSIVETVGDTPCVRLSRTGPSHVSLYVKVESFNPLASVKDRLALNIIEAAERDGTLKPGQTVVEATSGNTGIGLAMVCAAKGYPLVITMAESFSVERRRLMRFLGAKVVLTPKEERGIGMYNTAKKLAQENGWFFAQQFENAANADIHESTTAREILTDFENTSLDYWVTGYGTGGTVTGVARALRAERPDCKIVLSEPNNATLIGSGIPQVRNDDDSPAGSHPAWEPHVIQGWTPDFIPKVLQEGIDHSFFDEVRPVDGMKGMAMAQHLAANEGILTGVSGGSTLLTAIEVAESAPEGSTILAMLPDTAERYLSTPLFESIPAEMDEEEQALFTSTR; encoded by the coding sequence ATGACTATTTACTCGACCAACGGACGGGGCACGCTTTACAACAGTATTGTCGAGACGGTGGGCGACACGCCTTGCGTACGGCTGAGTCGCACAGGGCCCTCTCATGTCAGCCTTTATGTGAAAGTGGAGTCATTCAACCCACTGGCTTCTGTAAAAGACCGGCTCGCACTGAATATTATCGAGGCGGCTGAGCGAGATGGCACATTAAAGCCTGGCCAAACTGTGGTTGAGGCTACGTCGGGTAATACAGGTATTGGACTTGCGATGGTATGCGCGGCAAAAGGCTATCCGCTAGTCATCACCATGGCGGAGAGTTTTTCGGTAGAGCGCCGAAGACTTATGCGTTTTCTGGGTGCCAAAGTTGTGTTGACGCCTAAAGAAGAGCGCGGCATCGGCATGTACAACACAGCAAAGAAACTCGCTCAGGAAAACGGATGGTTTTTTGCGCAACAATTTGAAAACGCGGCCAACGCCGATATTCACGAGTCAACAACAGCGCGTGAAATTCTGACCGATTTTGAAAACACATCACTCGATTATTGGGTAACGGGATACGGTACCGGAGGCACGGTCACCGGCGTAGCCCGCGCGCTGAGAGCCGAGAGACCCGACTGCAAGATTGTTTTATCTGAGCCCAATAATGCGACCCTTATCGGGTCAGGTATCCCACAGGTTCGCAACGACGATGATTCTCCCGCAGGAAGTCACCCTGCGTGGGAGCCGCATGTGATTCAAGGATGGACGCCTGATTTTATTCCAAAGGTGCTCCAAGAAGGGATCGATCATTCGTTCTTCGACGAGGTTAGGCCCGTCGATGGTATGAAAGGGATGGCTATGGCGCAGCATTTGGCGGCCAATGAGGGGATTTTGACCGGTGTTTCTGGTGGGTCCACCCTACTTACCGCAATAGAGGTTGCCGAGAGCGCACCCGAGGGCTCGACTATTTTGGCGATGCTACCCGATACCGCTGAGCGCTACCTATCGACACCCCTATTCGAGTCGATTCCCGCTGAGATGGATGAGGAAGAGCAAGCGTTGTTTACTTCGACGAGGTAA
- a CDS encoding metal-sensitive transcriptional regulator has protein sequence MKKETRENVDRRLARIEGQVKALRRMVGEDRYCIDVARQVQAARAALSSLESIILDDHIATCVQHALEGDNLSEREAKIDELINVMRGKK, from the coding sequence ATGAAAAAAGAAACGAGAGAAAACGTCGACCGGAGACTGGCCCGTATTGAAGGTCAGGTTAAGGCGCTACGCAGGATGGTAGGCGAAGACCGATATTGCATTGATGTTGCCCGACAGGTTCAGGCCGCGCGTGCCGCGTTATCCAGCCTCGAGTCGATAATCTTGGATGACCATATCGCCACGTGTGTTCAGCATGCACTGGAGGGAGATAATCTGAGCGAGCGCGAAGCCAAGATCGATGAGCTCATCAATGTGATGAGAGGAAAAAAGTGA
- a CDS encoding heavy-metal-associated domain-containing protein — protein MNTAFFKTLTLAAALASPMTTLADHSNEGPDHHAMSGMQHDDHDHGHAHTHEHQDSAQEGHDHGAMKVAATITQTDEVTAALAAGGAPVVVDVLGVVCDFCATAMNKTFGKRDEVAAVYVDLDKKTLSLVIGEGAALSDKQIEKLAKKAGYRIAAIRRNSEALGG, from the coding sequence ATGAACACGGCATTTTTTAAAACTTTGACCCTGGCAGCTGCACTGGCCTCACCGATGACGACACTCGCTGACCACAGCAACGAGGGACCGGATCATCACGCTATGTCTGGCATGCAGCACGATGATCACGACCACGGACATGCCCACACGCATGAGCATCAGGATAGCGCCCAGGAGGGACACGATCATGGTGCGATGAAGGTGGCAGCAACCATTACCCAAACTGACGAGGTCACCGCAGCACTTGCCGCTGGTGGCGCACCCGTTGTTGTCGATGTACTTGGTGTTGTTTGTGACTTTTGCGCCACGGCCATGAATAAAACCTTTGGTAAGCGCGATGAGGTCGCGGCCGTCTACGTCGACTTGGACAAGAAAACCCTGAGTCTGGTTATCGGTGAGGGCGCGGCGTTATCGGATAAGCAAATTGAAAAGCTTGCAAAGAAAGCGGGCTATCGAATTGCGGCCATCCGACGCAATAGCGAGGCGCTTGGCGGATGA
- a CDS encoding PepSY domain-containing protein yields MNLKSNSLAWQRRLRVWHRRLAIITAVQLLLWTVSGVYFAFIDIKEVRGEPHRLALPTQAIDLSQFDFPTKATSQLTVKPRLKGELIVGVVDGKTGTTNWLTPKGLPVEPLTSQEAISMVWDKTDIAADVTEWVTTASEAAEYRGRQLPLWRAYDVDEPSLRVYVDPRSGDIVAIRNTAWRAWDFLWMLHIMDYDDRDDIGTWLLKLFSLLALLTAIAGIVLYALIPGRAKSKA; encoded by the coding sequence ATGAACCTCAAGTCCAATTCTCTTGCATGGCAGCGTCGTCTTCGGGTTTGGCACCGGCGGCTGGCCATTATTACGGCGGTGCAGCTGTTGCTTTGGACTGTCAGCGGCGTTTATTTCGCCTTTATTGATATCAAGGAGGTTCGTGGCGAGCCACATCGTCTTGCGCTGCCGACTCAAGCGATCGATTTATCTCAATTCGATTTCCCCACCAAGGCGACTTCGCAATTAACGGTCAAGCCGAGACTTAAAGGCGAGCTAATAGTCGGGGTTGTTGATGGTAAAACAGGAACGACTAACTGGCTTACACCAAAGGGTTTGCCGGTAGAGCCGCTCACCTCACAAGAAGCAATATCAATGGTCTGGGATAAGACCGATATTGCCGCAGATGTCACCGAATGGGTAACCACAGCATCGGAAGCAGCGGAGTATCGGGGCCGGCAGCTACCCTTGTGGCGCGCTTATGATGTCGATGAGCCTTCGTTGAGAGTTTATGTTGACCCCCGATCTGGCGATATTGTGGCGATCAGAAATACCGCATGGCGAGCCTGGGATTTTCTCTGGATGCTCCACATCATGGATTACGACGATCGTGATGATATTGGCACCTGGCTACTCAAGCTGTTCTCTCTGCTCGCTTTATTGACCGCAATTGCCGGTATTGTGCTTTATGCTTTGATTCCAGGGCGGGCTAAGTCAAAAGCTTAG
- a CDS encoding HD domain-containing protein gives MNTAVPERAKFYHMKDGTADDWMIIGAEVQEFSKTLYQRIIDHLLLLEGDCGGFPVDRLTHCLQTATLAHKDGKDEEYVVCALLHDIGDTLGPANHADIAAVLLQPYVSEANHWMVKHHAIFQGYYFFEYLGLDKNMRETYKDHPMYEQTLEFIEKYDAPAFDPEAEAYPLSFFEPMIQRVFEKPKQSLYKSDTSTAFQD, from the coding sequence ATGAATACAGCGGTACCTGAACGCGCAAAGTTCTACCACATGAAAGATGGCACTGCAGACGATTGGATGATCATTGGTGCCGAAGTGCAGGAGTTTTCGAAAACTCTGTACCAACGGATCATCGATCATTTATTACTGCTCGAGGGTGACTGCGGTGGGTTTCCTGTGGATCGTCTGACACACTGCTTGCAGACAGCTACATTGGCTCATAAAGATGGTAAAGACGAGGAGTATGTTGTCTGCGCTTTATTGCATGATATTGGCGATACTCTGGGCCCAGCAAATCACGCCGATATTGCGGCCGTGTTGCTCCAGCCCTACGTGAGTGAAGCGAACCATTGGATGGTTAAACATCACGCAATTTTCCAGGGCTATTACTTCTTTGAGTACCTTGGCCTCGACAAGAATATGCGTGAGACCTACAAGGATCACCCGATGTACGAGCAGACGCTCGAGTTCATCGAAAAGTACGATGCGCCGGCTTTTGACCCCGAAGCAGAGGCTTACCCACTGTCTTTCTTTGAGCCTATGATTCAGCGTGTGTTTGAGAAGCCCAAACAATCGCTCTACAAGTCTGACACTTCAACAGCTTTTCAAGACTAA
- a CDS encoding DUF885 domain-containing protein — protein MSFLPKQLFKITTLVLIFIAGLAGCSSEQAAEQDVPMSLTEWLDAEYEEQLMRSPMNLTYLGRSERKDELDEFTLASYKEDLAWQEASVTEMESRFDRADLTESEQLSYDLWKYSYEQSAASEAYFYNGLVFDQMNGLHSFVPTFFINFHTVESVSDFEALVARLNLVKPRMMDALDIARESSERGVVVPYFAMEGVADQSRKIISGQPFDAEADTDSAIWADVQRKIAGLLESDLLTEEEASALQTEARDALLSSFGPAYEAIIAWTEEERLSSPEVATGIGAQEGGDEYYAHLLAQQTTTDLSADEIHIIGLNEVARLRNEMLGIMDQVEFEGDLQAFFEEVRTGEWNYYPDTDEGRQAYIDDATAAIDNLKALLPEYFGLLPKADLIVKRVEAFRERDGAAQHYYAGTPDGSRPGIYYAHLSDMTAMPKNQLEVIAYHEGLPGHHMQISIAQELEGVPQFQTQLGFTAYAEGWGLYSEKLASEMPGTYADAYQQFGRLSSEIWRAIRLVVDTGLHSKGWTEEEAIDYFMANSPEPYESVRSEVRRYIVMPGQATSYKIGMIKILELRATAIEALGDDFDIRSFHDTILGAGSLPLHLLERRVMQWIETVKAS, from the coding sequence ATGTCTTTCTTGCCGAAGCAACTCTTTAAGATCACAACCCTAGTTCTCATTTTCATTGCAGGTCTCGCTGGATGCTCTAGCGAGCAGGCAGCTGAGCAAGATGTACCTATGTCACTGACTGAGTGGCTAGATGCAGAGTACGAAGAGCAGCTGATGCGCTCGCCCATGAACCTTACTTATCTCGGTCGCAGTGAACGTAAAGACGAGTTGGACGAATTCACCCTCGCGTCCTACAAAGAAGACCTCGCGTGGCAGGAAGCATCCGTAACCGAAATGGAGAGCCGATTTGACCGAGCCGACCTCACAGAATCCGAACAGTTGTCCTACGATCTCTGGAAGTACAGCTATGAACAATCAGCCGCGAGCGAGGCTTACTTTTACAACGGCCTCGTTTTCGACCAAATGAACGGCCTGCACTCGTTCGTACCCACTTTCTTCATCAACTTCCACACCGTGGAGAGCGTCTCGGATTTCGAAGCACTGGTGGCGCGCTTGAATCTCGTCAAGCCACGGATGATGGATGCCTTGGATATCGCTCGAGAATCATCAGAGCGTGGTGTGGTGGTTCCCTACTTTGCCATGGAAGGTGTTGCCGACCAGTCACGAAAAATCATTTCAGGCCAGCCTTTTGATGCTGAAGCGGACACCGACAGTGCAATTTGGGCAGACGTCCAAAGAAAAATAGCTGGGCTACTGGAGAGTGATTTACTCACCGAAGAAGAAGCCAGTGCACTGCAAACGGAAGCACGAGACGCCCTCCTCTCATCGTTTGGTCCGGCTTATGAAGCCATCATCGCCTGGACGGAAGAGGAGCGCCTCTCATCGCCTGAAGTTGCGACGGGAATCGGAGCGCAAGAGGGTGGCGATGAGTATTACGCGCACCTACTCGCGCAGCAGACAACGACCGATTTGAGTGCTGATGAGATCCACATTATCGGCCTAAACGAGGTCGCGCGTTTGCGAAACGAGATGCTTGGTATCATGGACCAAGTCGAGTTCGAGGGAGACCTCCAAGCGTTCTTTGAAGAGGTACGAACCGGCGAGTGGAATTACTACCCTGATACCGACGAGGGACGTCAGGCTTATATCGACGACGCAACGGCGGCTATCGATAATCTAAAAGCCTTGCTCCCGGAGTACTTTGGACTTCTGCCAAAAGCTGACCTCATCGTGAAGCGGGTAGAAGCCTTCCGCGAGCGCGACGGTGCGGCGCAGCACTACTATGCGGGAACACCCGATGGATCGCGCCCCGGTATCTACTACGCGCACCTCTCAGATATGACCGCCATGCCAAAAAACCAGCTGGAAGTAATTGCTTACCACGAGGGTTTACCCGGTCACCATATGCAGATTTCAATCGCACAAGAACTCGAGGGCGTACCGCAATTTCAAACGCAGCTCGGTTTTACTGCCTACGCTGAGGGCTGGGGCTTGTACTCCGAGAAACTAGCGAGTGAAATGCCCGGCACTTACGCTGATGCCTACCAACAGTTTGGACGCTTGAGCAGTGAAATCTGGCGCGCAATTCGTCTGGTGGTTGATACCGGCCTGCACTCAAAGGGCTGGACCGAGGAAGAAGCGATCGACTACTTCATGGCCAACTCACCAGAGCCTTACGAGAGCGTGCGTTCGGAAGTGCGTCGCTATATTGTCATGCCCGGGCAAGCGACTTCTTACAAGATTGGCATGATCAAGATTTTAGAGCTACGAGCAACCGCCATAGAAGCGTTAGGCGACGACTTCGACATTCGAAGCTTCCACGACACAATTCTGGGTGCGGGGTCCCTGCCACTCCACCTGTTAGAGCGACGGGTCATGCAGTGGATTGAAACCGTTAAAGCAAGCTGA
- a CDS encoding Coq4 family protein produces MLNSLRQWYEQNRIKPIQAGLAISRLLRDPDDTSQVFKVLEALRGDSLSRALSRMSSDERGQRLLEEQPNIVKVLNDRDMLASLPEGSIGRAYYDFVHAEGLSADGLIASSHEAPRFEKIGQNLRWLGDRLRDIHDLQHVMTGYGRDTLGELCLLSFMTSQVPSRGIDFIIFMGRTKGQKEQPELNLKELIGEGRQIGEAADWMLFTCWEDRLHEPLDKVREELGFIPPAKYRAALEALEGSQMIRTQAAA; encoded by the coding sequence ATGCTGAATTCGTTAAGACAGTGGTATGAGCAAAATCGCATTAAGCCGATACAGGCTGGGCTCGCGATTTCTCGGCTATTGCGTGACCCCGACGATACGAGCCAGGTATTTAAGGTGCTCGAGGCCCTTCGAGGTGACTCGCTGAGCAGAGCTCTGAGCCGTATGAGCAGCGATGAGCGTGGCCAACGACTGCTCGAAGAGCAGCCCAACATTGTCAAAGTCTTGAACGATCGAGACATGCTCGCGTCGCTTCCTGAGGGCAGTATCGGACGGGCCTATTACGACTTTGTCCATGCTGAGGGCTTGTCCGCGGACGGCCTGATTGCATCCAGCCATGAGGCGCCTCGATTCGAGAAGATTGGGCAGAATCTGCGCTGGCTGGGTGATCGACTTCGGGATATCCATGATTTGCAGCATGTGATGACGGGTTACGGACGAGATACCTTGGGCGAGTTGTGTCTACTGTCATTCATGACATCCCAGGTTCCCTCTCGCGGCATCGACTTCATCATTTTCATGGGCCGTACAAAAGGCCAAAAAGAGCAGCCCGAGCTGAACCTGAAAGAGTTGATCGGTGAAGGTCGACAAATTGGTGAGGCAGCTGACTGGATGCTATTCACCTGTTGGGAGGATCGTCTCCATGAACCGCTCGATAAGGTGAGGGAAGAGCTCGGCTTCATTCCGCCTGCGAAATATCGGGCAGCACTCGAGGCGCTCGAGGGATCGCAGATGATCCGGACCCAGGCGGCTGCCTGA
- a CDS encoding DASS family sodium-coupled anion symporter, translating into MTTDRERSVIKQVGLWAGPLAFFLMLLTSSLQETMSREAWLVAGVGFWMATWWSTEAIPVAATAFIPLVSFPLLQVMPVKAVAQSYAHPTIFLFMGAFVLALAVEKWSLHRRIALSVLSKSGTDGRKLILGFMVAAALLSMWMTNTSTAMMLLPIAASVAAMVAEKAVGVSVEEKRRFQVALLLALAYATTIGGMSTIIGTPPNVMLAGFIDETYGLQIAFFDWMLIGLPLALVLLPLGWVVLTRVAFRVDVPASPEAAHVISGMRREMGAMTSPERRVGLLFLSVVLLWMSRKWLNDVSGFEGLSDAGIVMAAALLLFVVPSKKGYATRLMEWEDVSRLPWGVLILFGGGLALAAQVSSSGLAVWLGESLLPVANLGTLTLIVAAAGLVVFLTELTSNLATTATFLPVIAAIAAQSGIEPLILCVPVTLAASCAFMLPVATPPNAIVFSSGVLTIPEMVRAGFVMNLVALVVLTLLATLAVPLVF; encoded by the coding sequence GTGACAACGGATCGTGAACGCTCCGTAATAAAACAGGTTGGTCTGTGGGCCGGACCGCTCGCTTTTTTTCTGATGTTGCTGACGAGCAGTCTCCAAGAAACGATGTCACGCGAGGCCTGGCTGGTCGCGGGCGTGGGCTTTTGGATGGCGACTTGGTGGTCGACCGAGGCAATTCCCGTCGCGGCAACGGCGTTTATCCCGTTGGTGAGCTTCCCGCTATTACAGGTTATGCCGGTGAAAGCAGTGGCTCAGAGCTACGCTCATCCGACTATTTTCTTATTTATGGGCGCATTCGTACTGGCGCTAGCGGTTGAAAAGTGGTCCTTGCACCGCAGAATAGCATTAAGTGTCTTGTCGAAAAGTGGGACGGACGGACGGAAGCTGATTCTTGGCTTCATGGTCGCTGCTGCCTTGCTCTCGATGTGGATGACTAATACGTCAACGGCGATGATGCTGCTTCCCATTGCCGCGTCCGTGGCGGCTATGGTGGCTGAAAAAGCGGTCGGCGTCAGTGTTGAAGAAAAACGACGATTTCAGGTAGCGCTGTTATTGGCGCTCGCATACGCAACCACCATCGGGGGTATGTCGACCATCATTGGGACGCCACCCAATGTAATGCTGGCTGGTTTTATTGACGAAACCTATGGCCTCCAGATCGCCTTTTTCGACTGGATGCTCATCGGGTTGCCTTTAGCGCTCGTGCTGCTCCCGCTCGGCTGGGTTGTCCTAACGCGAGTCGCCTTTCGTGTCGACGTACCAGCCAGTCCTGAGGCAGCCCATGTCATCTCAGGTATGCGTCGAGAGATGGGAGCGATGACAAGCCCTGAGCGACGGGTTGGGCTTCTTTTCCTCAGTGTCGTTTTGCTCTGGATGTCGAGGAAGTGGCTCAATGATGTGTCAGGATTTGAGGGTCTAAGTGACGCAGGCATTGTTATGGCAGCCGCACTTTTGTTATTCGTCGTACCGTCAAAGAAAGGATATGCAACTCGCTTAATGGAATGGGAGGACGTCTCGCGCTTACCCTGGGGTGTCTTGATTCTCTTCGGAGGTGGATTAGCACTTGCTGCGCAGGTGTCCAGCTCTGGGCTGGCAGTATGGCTCGGTGAATCTTTACTACCTGTGGCCAATTTGGGCACGTTGACTCTCATCGTGGCGGCTGCAGGTTTGGTCGTTTTCCTTACCGAACTCACCAGTAACTTGGCAACAACAGCGACGTTTTTACCCGTCATTGCTGCTATCGCCGCGCAGTCTGGGATAGAGCCACTGATTCTCTGCGTGCCGGTGACATTAGCGGCTAGCTGCGCCTTCATGTTGCCTGTCGCCACGCCACCGAATGCCATTGTTTTCTCCTCGGGCGTTTTAACTATCCCGGAAATGGTGCGTGCCGGATTCGTCATGAACCTTGTAGCGCTCGTGGTGCTTACACTGCTGGCTACGCTTGCAGTGCCATTGGTTTTTTAA